One Aethina tumida isolate Nest 87 chromosome 5, icAetTumi1.1, whole genome shotgun sequence genomic window carries:
- the LOC109595948 gene encoding uncharacterized protein LOC109595948, translating into METRQGKKRKPSSEETIFVVSDEEAPFDEDSGPNAKLLRLSMTEGDVELEQNGDGNVEIVVNNDSQETEQLEEAKITVDINRDSQDIGQVDEMKMTADFNKDSQETEQMEEGKMTVDMNEDLQQVEKEKMTIDDNKDLQEAEQLDKEKMTGDVKKDFYKSEHLQEVENIVAANKVLQNNEIVEEDKLIVIEELQDIKQLQNNETKEEDKLIVIEELQDIKQLEEGEINVIANLQETEQLEENKITVNVNIDLPETEQLEEGEINVITDDNEKSVLLEPRQHYNVHESVNQHTDISKVDLAPKIIEMESPNKKIDEVNNVVNDTVQDDFSLIILDEAETPKKVTDNCDQHLKISFSTKVMADYYKDKILNFLQQFVGLKVISEEKLTIILEQSGIPELDTNSQVKNTSVIDLCSPNVTPISRKHKKHSKSKKRDKEMFVLDTMPSEDFVKTDMVYNSKFIINVKSHEDSHVKESNVTCFNCNGKHCLSDCPIEINPARVNANRRSFQSSKQVRYHLEDDQKYGHLKPGIISDNLRNALGLGHKQLPRHIYMMRKLGYPPGWLEEAKHITSSLQMFDIDGKNVKDKAAKRQPGLNRDKIIEYPGFNVPLEDGFKDEYRKHNVPPYSENYATEAMISFYEKTMVSQDDLESTDMETVATDDEAEKCPSNSNLADKSLNTLELQKKQLLLELKEGSDSSMLEELETSKNDERTRGITEERPVIGTTFGTPLIESKSTYSRLPDLNNFMKGVSPVINFENLPDSTGKYEQMTSVIQKVREMRQMNCKS; encoded by the exons ATGGAGACACGGCAGGGAAAAAAGCGAAAACCTTCAAGCGAAGAAACAATATTCGTGGTGTCGGATGAAGAGGCGCCGTTCGACGAGGATAGCGGCCCCAACGCCAAATTATTACGCCTGAGTATGACAGAG gGGGACGTTGAATTGGAACAAAACGGCGAtggaaatgttgaaattgttgttaataacGACTCACAGGAAACTGAGCAGTTGGAAGAGGCTAAAATAACAGTCGATATTAATAGGGACTCGCAAGATATTGGTCAAGTGGACGAAATGAAAATGACTgctgattttaataaagactCGCAGGAAACTGAGCAAATGGAAGAAGGAAAAATGACTGTAGATATGAATGAAGACTTGCAGCAAGTTGAAAAGGAGAAAATGACTATTGATGATAATAAAGATTTACAGGAAGCTGAGCAATTGGATAAGGAAAAAATGACAGGCGatgttaaaaaagatttttacaaaagtGAACACCTGCAGGAAGTTGAAAATATTGTAGCTGCCAATAAAGTTTtgcaaaataatgaaatagtaGAAGAAGATAAACTAATTGTTATTGAAGAACTACAAGATATTAAGCAACTgcaaaataatgaaacaaaagAAGAAGATAAACTAATTGTTATTGAAGAACTACAAGATATTAAGCAACTGGAAGAGGGTGAAATAAATGTCATTGCAAACTTACAGGAAACTGAACAActggaagaaaataaaataactgttaatgttaatatagACTTGCCAGAAACTGAGCAATTAGAAGAGGGTGAAATAAATGTCATTACAGATGATAATGAAAAAAGTGTTTTGTTGGAACCAAGACAACACTATAATGTCCATGAGTCTGTCAACCAACACACTGACATCAGTAAAGTTGATTTGGCacctaaaattattgaaatggaatcaccaaataaaaaaatagatgaaGTAAACAATGTTGTTAATGACACTGTACAGGATgacttttctttaattattttggatgAGGCAGAAACGCCAAAAAAGGTTACAGATAACTGTGaccaacatttaaaaatttcattctcCACAAAAGTCATGGCTGATTATTATaaggataaaattttaaatttcctgcAGCAGTTTGTAGGTCTTAAAGTCATTTCTGAAGAAAAActtacaatcatattagaaCAAAGTGGAATTCCAGAACTGGATACCAATTCACAGGTTAAAAATACATCTGTGATAGATTTGTGTTCCCCAAATGTAACTCCAATTAgtagaaaacataaaaagcaTAGTAAGTCAAAAAAACGCGATAAAGAAATGTTTGTCTTAGACACAATGCCATCAGaagattttgttaaaactgaCATGGTTTACAATAGTAAGttcataattaatgttaaatcacATGAAGATTCGCATGTAAAGGAGAGTAATGTTACTTGCTTCAACTGTAATGGGAAACACTGTCTGAGTGATTGTCCTATAGAGATTAACCCAGCTAGGGTCAATGCCAATAGAAGATCATTTCAATCATCTAAACAAGT TCGGTATCATTTGGAGGATGATCAAAAATATGGCCACCTAAAACCAGGAATAATATCAGATAACTTGCGTAATGCTTTGGGTTTGGGTCACAAACAGTTGCCGCGTCACATATACATGATGCGAAAACTGGGTTACCCACCAGGTTGGTTGGAAGAAGCGAAACACATCACCTCAAGCCTCCAGATGTTTGACATCGACGGCAAAAACGTGAAGGACAAGGCCGCGAAGCGGCAACCGGGTTTGAATCGCGATAAAATCATTGAGTACCCCGGATTTAATGTGCCTCTTGAAGATGGATTCAAAGAT GAATATAGAAAACACAACGTTCCACCATATTCCGAAAATTATGCAACTGAAGCAATGATTTCATTCTATGAAAAAACAATGGTCAGTCAAGACGATCTTGAGTCTACTGATATGGAAACGGTGGCGACGGACGACGAGGCGGAAAAGTGTCCCAGTAACTCGAATCTGGCAGATAAGTCGTTAAACACGCTCGAGCTGCAGAAGAAACAGTTGCTGCTGGAACTGAAAGAGGGTTCCGATTCCTCGATGTTGGAGGAGTTGGAGACGTCGAAAAATGACGAGCGGACGCGCGGAATTACAGAGGAAAGGCCCGTGATCGGCACGACGTTTGGTACGCCGCTGATTGAGAGTAAGTCGACGTACTCGCGGCTACCGGACCTAAACAATTTCATGAAAGGCGTCAGTCCGGTTATCAATTTCGAAAATTTGCCGGACTCGACCGGAAAGTACGAACAGATGACCAGTGTGATACAAAAAGTAAGAGAAATGAGGCAGATGAATTGTAAATCATGA